The Nocardia sp. XZ_19_385 genome window below encodes:
- a CDS encoding flavin reductase family protein, translating to MAVDLDFKAVLGRFCTGVTAVTALDGEQPLGFACQSFSALSLDPLAVAIFPARTSTTWPRIREVGRFCVNILAADQESVCRQLSRSGTDKFADLEWTRSPNGAPLLAGAIAWIDCTLAQEVDGGDHTIVVGHVTALGEQREAPPLLFYRSAFERLEQRPLSGTPATGPRPAVSASK from the coding sequence ATGGCCGTCGACCTCGACTTCAAGGCCGTCCTCGGCCGGTTCTGCACCGGCGTCACCGCCGTCACCGCCCTGGACGGGGAGCAGCCGCTGGGGTTCGCCTGCCAGTCGTTCTCCGCACTGTCGCTGGACCCGCTCGCGGTCGCGATCTTCCCCGCCCGGACTTCCACCACCTGGCCGCGCATCCGCGAGGTCGGCCGGTTCTGCGTCAACATCCTTGCGGCCGACCAGGAATCGGTGTGCCGGCAGCTGAGTCGCAGCGGTACAGACAAATTCGCGGATTTGGAGTGGACGCGCTCCCCCAACGGCGCACCCCTGCTGGCCGGTGCGATCGCGTGGATCGATTGCACGCTCGCCCAGGAAGTCGACGGCGGCGACCACACCATCGTGGTCGGTCACGTCACCGCGCTCGGCGAACAGCGGGAAGCCCCGCCGCTGCTGTTCTACCGCTCGGCTTTCGAGCGTCTGGAGCAACGCCCGTTGAGTGGGACCCCCGCTACCGGTCCCCGACCCGCAGTCTCAGCATCGAAATAA
- a CDS encoding IclR family transcriptional regulator, translating into MTVEMLTHPESGEAWTGTGRAAAKPAQPPVSMIERMTLILDAFDGSTPTLTLLGLAERTGLPRSTVHRILDQMIRLRWLAHAPGGYRLGMRTLELGGLAADHNEIRDVVSPLLHDLAQRTGMVGHLGVLDGREVLYLDKAGGRGTANVPTRLGGRMPAHSTALGKALLASLEPSIVEASFRDPLPQLTARTICDRGELHRELARIRHRQGVAVDNEEAVAGIACVAVPVRGRGAAVAALSLTAQITGERTALDTARLARVLVEVAHEAGRSLFPRHARWR; encoded by the coding sequence ATGACGGTCGAGATGCTGACCCATCCCGAGTCCGGCGAAGCGTGGACGGGAACGGGTCGAGCGGCCGCCAAGCCGGCGCAACCGCCGGTGTCCATGATCGAGCGAATGACGTTGATACTGGACGCCTTCGACGGCTCGACCCCGACGCTCACGCTGCTCGGTCTCGCCGAACGGACGGGGCTCCCACGATCCACGGTGCACCGCATCCTGGACCAGATGATCCGGCTGCGCTGGCTCGCGCACGCCCCCGGCGGCTACCGGCTCGGCATGCGCACCCTGGAACTCGGCGGACTTGCCGCCGACCACAACGAGATTCGCGATGTCGTCAGCCCGCTGCTGCACGATTTGGCGCAGCGCACCGGCATGGTCGGGCACCTCGGCGTGCTCGACGGGCGCGAGGTGCTGTACCTGGACAAGGCCGGCGGCCGCGGCACCGCGAACGTGCCGACCCGCCTCGGCGGCCGGATGCCCGCGCACAGTACGGCTTTGGGCAAAGCGCTGCTCGCCTCGCTGGAGCCGAGCATCGTGGAAGCCTCCTTCCGTGATCCGCTACCCCAGCTGACAGCCCGAACCATCTGTGACAGAGGCGAATTGCATCGCGAGCTGGCGCGGATCCGGCACCGTCAGGGCGTGGCCGTCGACAACGAGGAGGCGGTTGCCGGGATCGCCTGCGTCGCCGTCCCCGTGCGCGGCCGTGGCGCCGCCGTCGCCGCCCTCTCGCTGACCGCTCAGATCACCGGTGAACGCACCGCTCTCGACACCGCGCGGCTGGCCCGCGTCCTCGTCGAGGTGGCCCACGAAGCAGGCCGCAGCCTCTTCCCGAGGCATGCGCGGTGGCGCTAG
- a CDS encoding PadR family transcriptional regulator, producing MSDVKVPELPTTSWAVLGMLSHAEELSGYDLKKWADWSLQFFYWSPSFSQIYAELKRLEKHGYATSRTVLQDDGVRGKRMYAITESGRAAAAQWVNHAPVEAPVLKHSVMLRAWLGHLAEPDRLREILTEHIDYAERMRKLAEIDAEGADENPDWAYPGAVLRWCVRHYEAERDFAKELLTDVAKLAAESPKRTPKPKGRRAS from the coding sequence ATGAGTGATGTGAAAGTCCCGGAGCTGCCGACCACCAGCTGGGCCGTGCTCGGAATGCTCTCGCACGCCGAGGAATTGTCGGGCTACGACCTGAAGAAGTGGGCCGACTGGAGTCTCCAGTTCTTCTACTGGAGTCCCTCCTTCAGCCAGATCTACGCCGAACTGAAGCGCCTGGAAAAGCACGGCTACGCCACCTCGCGCACCGTGCTGCAGGATGACGGCGTCCGCGGCAAGCGCATGTACGCCATCACCGAGTCCGGCCGCGCCGCCGCCGCCCAATGGGTCAACCACGCTCCCGTGGAAGCCCCCGTCCTCAAGCACAGCGTCATGCTGCGCGCCTGGCTCGGCCACCTCGCCGAACCCGACCGCCTCCGCGAAATCCTCACCGAGCACATCGATTACGCCGAACGCATGCGCAAACTGGCCGAAATCGATGCCGAAGGCGCCGACGAAAACCCCGACTGGGCCTATCCCGGCGCCGTCTTGCGCTGGTGCGTCCGCCACTACGAAGCCGAACGCGACTTCGCCAAGGAACTCCTCACCGACGTAGCCAAACTCGCCGCCGAATCCCCAAAACGCACCCCAAAACCCAAGGGTCGCCGCGCTTCCTGA
- a CDS encoding endonuclease domain-containing protein, whose protein sequence is MLGEEPVVFEATVPTGTYRRTPDWLHLYRRELPAGSVGEAWDLPTTSPALTLLDCVAVSAGDAADRLVDENLRRRVPPQEVADLCASGKRGTAAMRRQLREAALDFASEPERLFARALARRGVHMFPNESVGPYVCDFVDKASRTIIEIDGREFHSEPGVFRQDRRRQNSLLLDKWLILRYAAADVFGRLDECADEAAAVVLRRRRQLRHRRSR, encoded by the coding sequence ATGCTCGGGGAGGAGCCTGTCGTCTTCGAGGCGACAGTGCCAACCGGCACCTATCGGCGAACGCCTGATTGGCTGCACTTGTATCGCCGTGAGCTTCCTGCCGGGTCCGTCGGCGAGGCGTGGGACTTGCCCACCACCTCGCCAGCACTCACCTTGCTGGATTGTGTCGCTGTGTCGGCAGGCGACGCGGCCGACCGGCTGGTGGACGAAAACCTCCGCAGGCGCGTACCGCCGCAGGAAGTCGCAGACCTGTGCGCGTCGGGCAAACGGGGTACCGCCGCGATGCGGCGGCAACTGCGGGAAGCGGCGCTGGACTTCGCATCAGAGCCCGAGCGCTTGTTCGCGCGGGCACTGGCCCGGCGTGGAGTGCATATGTTCCCCAACGAGAGTGTCGGGCCGTATGTCTGCGATTTCGTGGACAAAGCGTCGCGCACGATCATCGAGATCGATGGACGGGAGTTCCACAGTGAGCCAGGTGTATTCCGTCAGGATCGCCGCCGTCAGAACAGCCTGCTGCTCGACAAGTGGCTGATACTGCGCTACGCCGCCGCCGATGTCTTCGGACGGCTGGACGAATGCGCTGACGAAGCGGCAGCGGTGGTTCTGAGACGGCGAAGGCAATTACGGCACCGACGCTCACGGTGA
- a CDS encoding bifunctional 3,4-dihydroxy-2-butanone-4-phosphate synthase/GTP cyclohydrolase II, producing the protein MRTDIVQQRSLDPIEAGIAAIAAGGLVVVVDDEDRENEGDLVLAASLATAESIGFMVRHTSGVLCAPMTGEDLDRLRLPPMAAVNEDPKGTAYTVSVDAVGGISTGISAADRARTVKVLADPATGPSELTRPGHVFPLRADPDGVLGRPGHTEAAVDLTRLAGLPPAGVIAEIVRDDGSMARLPELIEFARTHGLPIISIADLIEYRRRVERTLSRVVETRLPTRFGEFRVVGYCDDRTGTETLALVFGQPGSDGVLARLHSECLTGDALGSLRCDCGDQLDAALRMVAEAGSGVVVYLRGQEGRGIGLLNKLRAYQLQDRGADTVEANLALGLPADAREYTAGAQVLADLGIRSVRLLSNNPAKQAGLEEHGIAVLQRLPLQATPTEHNIRYLRAKRDRMNHQLAGVDAEPQRATS; encoded by the coding sequence ATGCGGACCGATATCGTGCAGCAGCGCTCGCTGGACCCGATCGAGGCGGGGATCGCCGCGATCGCGGCGGGTGGGTTGGTGGTTGTCGTCGATGACGAGGATCGGGAGAACGAAGGGGACCTGGTGCTCGCGGCGTCGCTGGCGACGGCGGAGAGCATCGGGTTCATGGTCCGCCATACCAGTGGGGTGTTGTGTGCTCCGATGACCGGGGAGGATCTGGATCGGTTGCGGTTGCCACCGATGGCGGCGGTCAATGAGGATCCCAAGGGCACTGCGTACACGGTGTCGGTGGATGCGGTCGGTGGAATCAGCACCGGCATTTCGGCGGCGGATCGGGCTCGCACGGTGAAGGTGCTGGCCGACCCGGCCACTGGGCCGAGCGAGCTCACACGGCCCGGGCATGTGTTCCCGCTTCGCGCCGATCCGGATGGCGTGCTCGGTCGCCCCGGCCACACGGAGGCCGCCGTCGACCTGACCCGGCTCGCGGGGCTGCCGCCCGCCGGCGTGATCGCCGAGATCGTGCGCGATGACGGTTCCATGGCGCGCCTGCCCGAGCTCATCGAATTCGCTCGCACCCACGGGCTGCCGATCATCTCCATCGCCGACCTCATCGAGTACCGCCGCCGCGTCGAGCGCACCCTGAGCCGGGTGGTCGAGACCCGGCTGCCCACCAGGTTCGGCGAGTTCCGGGTCGTCGGCTACTGCGATGACCGCACCGGAACCGAAACCCTCGCACTGGTTTTCGGTCAGCCCGGTAGCGACGGCGTGCTGGCCCGGTTGCATTCGGAGTGCCTCACCGGCGATGCCCTCGGCTCGCTGCGTTGCGATTGCGGAGATCAGCTCGACGCCGCGCTGCGGATGGTTGCCGAGGCCGGCAGCGGGGTGGTGGTGTATCTGCGCGGGCAAGAGGGGCGTGGGATCGGTTTGCTGAACAAGTTGCGCGCCTACCAGCTTCAGGATCGGGGCGCCGACACCGTCGAAGCCAACCTGGCGCTGGGTCTCCCGGCCGATGCGCGCGAATACACCGCCGGTGCACAGGTTCTCGCCGATCTGGGCATCCGTTCGGTGCGGCTGCTGAGCAATAACCCGGCCAAGCAAGCCGGTCTCGAGGAGCATGGGATCGCGGTGCTGCAGCGTCTTCCACTGCAGGCGACACCGACTGAACACAACATTCGTTACCTACGCGCCAAGCGCGATCGCATGAATCACCAACTCGCCGGTGTCGACGCGGAACCGCAGCGCGCCACCTCGTAA
- a CDS encoding expansin EXLX1 family cellulose-binding protein has product MATTQIALPPSSSGVATKRTTSPSPSPSPTPSPSSAVPGEARYYSFSPGVACSYQDLPVDGFYVGISTSEYGNADLCGAYLDVHGPYGEVRVLIADRCPGCAPGQLDLSTAAFEQIADPSQGVADIRYSVVRDPDPAPEMIYEVKPDSSASWMAILFSNTGNPLRQVAIRPAEDGGEWQDLTRGPDNHWTISGAGEGPFAVRVTDLYDHATEIYGLTLDPGPHLTGARLYTNEPPPEPTTTTTEPAIVPPSAPTAMPTAAGSEADRALAECKAG; this is encoded by the coding sequence ATGGCCACCACCCAGATCGCGTTGCCGCCCAGCAGTTCCGGCGTCGCGACCAAGCGGACCACGTCGCCGTCGCCGTCGCCGTCGCCCACGCCGTCCCCGTCTTCGGCGGTCCCGGGGGAGGCGCGCTACTACTCGTTCAGCCCCGGCGTCGCCTGCTCATATCAGGACCTGCCGGTGGACGGCTTTTACGTCGGCATCTCCACCTCCGAGTACGGCAACGCCGATCTGTGCGGCGCCTACCTCGACGTGCACGGCCCCTACGGCGAAGTCCGCGTTCTCATCGCCGACCGCTGCCCGGGATGCGCTCCGGGCCAGCTGGATCTGAGCACCGCCGCCTTCGAGCAGATCGCCGACCCGTCCCAGGGCGTCGCGGACATCCGCTACAGCGTGGTCCGCGACCCGGACCCGGCACCGGAAATGATCTACGAGGTCAAGCCGGACTCCTCGGCGAGCTGGATGGCGATCCTGTTCAGCAACACCGGAAACCCGTTGCGGCAAGTAGCGATTCGCCCGGCCGAAGACGGCGGCGAGTGGCAGGACCTGACCCGCGGACCGGACAACCACTGGACGATCTCCGGTGCGGGCGAGGGCCCCTTCGCCGTCCGCGTCACCGACCTCTACGACCACGCGACCGAGATCTACGGCCTCACCCTGGACCCCGGCCCACACCTCACCGGGGCCCGCCTCTATACCAACGAGCCCCCGCCGGAACCGACCACCACGACCACGGAACCGGCAATAGTCCCGCCGTCGGCCCCGACCGCGATGCCCACCGCGGCCGGATCGGAAGCCGACCGGGCACTGGCGGAATGTAAAGCGGGGTAG
- a CDS encoding FAD-binding dehydrogenase, protein MKNCSPEFADAAEVIVVGAGLAGLVAAYELSKAGRKVHLLDQENSNNLGGQAFWSLGGLFFVDSPEQRRLGIHDSYELALQDWLGSAGFDRDDEDHWARQWAQAYVRFAATEKRDYLHDLGLRVTPLVGWAERGGGFADGHGNSVPRFHLTWGTGPEVLRVFAEPVLEAERKGLVGFSFRHRVDELIVEDGAVVGVRGSVLEDTDLERGKASSREVVRDFEFRAQAVVVTSGGIGHNHEMIRRNWPVDRLGPCPQTMISGVPAHVDGRMLGISEAAGGAIVNRDRMWHYTEGIMNWDPIWPDHAIRIIPGPSSMWFDAHGKRLPAPCFPGFDTNTTMKAILATGEDYSWFVLTQSIIEKEFALSGSEQNPDITGKDLKLTLKSRVAKGAPGPVEAFKQHGADFVVADNLRDLVDGMNKIARGPQLDYATLERQIVARDREIGNKYSKDSQLMAITNARQYFGDKAGRVAKPHRILDPAAGPLIAVRLNILTRKTLGGLQTNLESQVIRPDGEPFPGLYAAGEVAGFGGGGVHGYNALEGTFLGGCIFSGRAAGRALAAKLGAR, encoded by the coding sequence ATGAAGAACTGCAGCCCCGAATTCGCGGACGCGGCCGAGGTTATCGTCGTCGGCGCGGGCCTGGCCGGACTGGTTGCCGCCTACGAACTGAGCAAGGCCGGCCGCAAGGTGCACCTGCTGGATCAGGAGAACAGCAACAACCTCGGCGGGCAGGCGTTCTGGTCGCTGGGCGGGTTGTTCTTCGTCGACAGTCCGGAGCAGCGCCGGCTCGGCATCCATGACTCCTATGAACTGGCACTACAGGATTGGCTCGGCTCTGCCGGTTTCGATCGCGACGACGAGGACCACTGGGCACGCCAATGGGCGCAGGCCTACGTGCGTTTCGCCGCCACCGAGAAGCGGGATTATCTGCACGACTTGGGTTTGCGGGTGACGCCGCTGGTCGGCTGGGCCGAGCGCGGCGGCGGTTTCGCCGATGGGCACGGCAATTCGGTGCCGCGGTTCCACCTGACCTGGGGCACCGGGCCGGAGGTGCTGCGGGTGTTCGCCGAGCCCGTCCTCGAAGCGGAACGAAAGGGGCTGGTGGGCTTCAGCTTCCGGCATCGCGTGGACGAGCTGATCGTCGAGGACGGCGCGGTGGTCGGCGTTCGTGGCAGTGTGCTGGAAGATACCGATCTGGAGCGCGGCAAGGCGTCCTCGCGAGAGGTGGTGCGCGACTTCGAATTCCGCGCGCAGGCCGTGGTCGTCACCTCCGGCGGCATCGGCCACAACCATGAGATGATCCGCCGCAACTGGCCGGTCGACCGCCTGGGTCCCTGCCCGCAGACGATGATCTCGGGCGTGCCCGCGCACGTGGACGGGCGGATGCTCGGCATCTCGGAGGCCGCGGGCGGCGCCATCGTCAACCGCGACCGGATGTGGCATTACACCGAGGGCATCATGAACTGGGATCCGATCTGGCCCGACCATGCCATCCGGATCATCCCCGGCCCGTCCTCGATGTGGTTCGACGCGCACGGAAAGCGTTTGCCCGCACCGTGTTTCCCCGGTTTCGACACCAACACCACGATGAAGGCGATCCTGGCCACCGGCGAGGACTACTCGTGGTTCGTGCTCACCCAGTCGATCATCGAGAAGGAGTTCGCGCTGTCGGGTTCCGAGCAGAACCCCGACATCACCGGCAAAGACCTCAAGCTCACCCTGAAGAGCCGCGTCGCCAAGGGCGCACCCGGCCCGGTCGAAGCCTTCAAACAGCACGGCGCGGACTTCGTGGTCGCCGACAACCTGCGCGACCTGGTCGACGGAATGAACAAGATCGCCCGCGGCCCGCAACTCGACTACGCCACCCTGGAACGCCAGATCGTGGCCCGCGACCGCGAGATCGGCAACAAGTACAGCAAAGACAGCCAGCTCATGGCCATCACCAACGCCCGCCAGTATTTCGGCGACAAGGCCGGCCGCGTCGCCAAACCGCACCGCATCCTCGACCCGGCCGCCGGCCCACTGATCGCGGTCCGGCTCAACATCCTGACCCGCAAAACCCTCGGCGGCCTGCAAACCAACCTGGAATCCCAGGTCATCCGCCCCGATGGTGAACCGTTCCCCGGGCTGTACGCCGCGGGCGAGGTCGCCGGCTTCGGTGGCGGCGGCGTGCACGGCTACAACGCCCTGGAAGGTACCTTCCTCGGCGGCTGCATCTTTTCGGGCCGCGCAGCCGGACGGGCGTTGGCCGCGAAGCTCGGTGCGCGCTGA
- a CDS encoding TetR/AcrR family transcriptional regulator → MASATGAPRVTRRRVETRNRLLTAAYEVFAEEGFGRASVERVCERAGFTRGAFYSNFSSLDELFLAMWEQRSADMLADVRATLDDISVDGTEDIAAAVDRLVRAVPLDEAWFRITAEFTSHALRTPALRRVVAAREDAIVAALIPTIVAALARAGRTVPDPTALGQALVAVHDGTAVQVLMEPRSRHVRRRRTDLFCHVVLAYSTPSTEGSK, encoded by the coding sequence TTGGCGTCGGCAACGGGCGCGCCGCGGGTTACCCGCAGGCGGGTCGAGACGAGGAATCGGCTGCTCACGGCCGCCTATGAGGTGTTCGCCGAGGAGGGGTTCGGGCGGGCCTCGGTGGAGCGGGTGTGTGAGCGGGCCGGGTTCACCCGGGGCGCGTTCTACTCGAACTTCAGTTCGCTGGACGAGCTGTTCCTGGCTATGTGGGAGCAGCGGTCCGCCGACATGCTGGCCGATGTGCGCGCCACCCTGGACGATATTTCCGTCGACGGCACCGAGGACATCGCCGCCGCGGTGGATCGGCTGGTGCGCGCGGTCCCGCTCGACGAGGCGTGGTTTCGCATCACCGCCGAGTTCACCTCGCACGCGCTGCGCACGCCGGCGCTGCGCCGGGTGGTGGCCGCACGGGAGGACGCGATCGTCGCCGCGCTCATCCCGACCATCGTGGCCGCGCTGGCCCGGGCCGGGCGCACCGTCCCCGACCCCACCGCGCTCGGGCAGGCGCTCGTCGCCGTGCACGACGGCACCGCCGTCCAAGTACTGATGGAACCGCGCAGCCGCCACGTCCGGCGTCGGCGCACCGACCTTTTCTGCCACGTGGTGCTGGCCTACAGCACCCCCTCCACCGAAGGATCGAAATGA
- a CDS encoding cutinase family protein has protein sequence MVNRKIIRFERWRLVRAFALLTFTAGIAAASLGTTTAWANPCTAVDVVVARGTGEPGWLGAAVGDPLYGTLRQALPVDSTAYSVNYPANLGVPTSVSDGTRDMTAHLEHQAAMCPDQRFILVGYSQGAIVVHGVLGTGNVASMGGIHTLPGWIEPRVAAVLLFGDPNRLAGWGVPGAYGWRTGNYCTAGDPVCGAGLDWGAHSNYGWAMWPAAGFAASRV, from the coding sequence ATGGTAAACCGGAAGATAATTCGTTTCGAAAGGTGGCGGCTGGTACGGGCATTCGCATTGCTCACGTTCACAGCCGGAATCGCGGCGGCGAGCCTAGGGACAACGACGGCCTGGGCGAATCCCTGTACCGCAGTGGATGTGGTGGTCGCCAGGGGGACCGGCGAGCCGGGCTGGCTCGGGGCCGCGGTTGGTGATCCGCTGTATGGCACACTGCGGCAAGCGCTTCCGGTGGATTCGACGGCGTATTCGGTGAACTATCCGGCGAATCTCGGCGTCCCTACCTCCGTCAGCGACGGCACTCGCGACATGACCGCGCACCTCGAGCATCAGGCCGCGATGTGCCCGGATCAGCGTTTCATCCTCGTCGGATATTCGCAGGGCGCCATCGTCGTTCACGGTGTGCTCGGCACCGGCAACGTGGCCTCGATGGGTGGTATCCATACCCTCCCCGGCTGGATCGAGCCGAGGGTGGCGGCCGTGCTGTTGTTCGGTGACCCCAACCGCCTCGCGGGCTGGGGTGTCCCCGGGGCGTACGGCTGGCGCACCGGAAACTACTGCACCGCAGGCGATCCGGTGTGCGGTGCCGGACTCGACTGGGGCGCGCATTCGAACTACGGCTGGGCGATGTGGCCTGCGGCGGGCTTCGCCGCCAGTCGGGTATAG
- a CDS encoding SDR family oxidoreductase — translation MVSYIVTGGTGFLGRRVVQGLLDAEPDAIVHVLIREASLAKFGELTEGWHGGERVFALLGDLTAENLGLQDNPPAADHVIHLGAVYDMSADEATAHAANVAGTESVIALARQLGAVLHHVSSVAVAGDHKGKFFEEDFDLGQQLTSPYHRTKFAAEKLVRAAEGVRWRIFRPAIVVGDSRTGEMDKIDGPYYFFPAIAKLAGLPADLPMPLPDLGATNIVPVDYVSAAMVELVRRPGLDGRTFHLVNPQPQPFDEVYRALATAAGGPTGIGVVPGSGFALSGLAHLPGVPAVRDFLFEQAGIPAAVAPHVGFTAEFVSDSTQAQLRETGLTVPAFDSYAEHLWHYWRENLDPDRDHPGSGDPFTGRIVLITGASSGIGLASAHAVARRGATVLMVARGREDLDAAVDSVRAEGGSAFAYSCDITDPEAVELLVKTVLHEHDHVDYLVNNAGRSIRRSVLNSTDRMHDFERTMAVNYFGAVRLILALLPSMRARRFGHVVNISSIAVQTKVPRFAAYVASKSALDNFSDIAAVENRDAGITFTSVRMPLVRTPMIAPTDLYRSMPVHDLDQAAAIVLRALEQRPHRIDTPIGTFAQAVDVLMPSMKRSILHQGFRMFGESRAAQGVQPKTEDKPSSSRSPLTMLAPALLPLMALPTPAARVTKVIPGLHW, via the coding sequence ATGGTTTCCTACATCGTTACGGGCGGTACCGGATTTCTGGGGCGCAGGGTCGTGCAGGGCTTGCTCGACGCCGAACCCGACGCGATCGTGCATGTGCTGATCCGTGAGGCGTCGCTGGCGAAGTTCGGCGAACTCACCGAAGGCTGGCACGGCGGCGAGCGAGTGTTCGCGCTACTCGGCGACCTGACGGCCGAAAACCTCGGCCTACAGGACAACCCGCCCGCGGCCGACCACGTGATTCACCTGGGCGCCGTCTACGACATGAGCGCCGACGAGGCGACCGCGCACGCGGCCAATGTGGCCGGCACCGAATCGGTGATCGCGCTGGCCCGTCAGCTCGGCGCGGTGCTGCACCATGTGTCGTCGGTGGCCGTCGCCGGTGATCACAAGGGCAAGTTCTTCGAGGAGGACTTCGACCTCGGCCAGCAGCTGACCTCGCCGTATCACCGCACCAAGTTCGCGGCCGAGAAACTGGTCCGCGCGGCCGAGGGCGTGCGCTGGCGGATCTTCCGGCCCGCGATCGTCGTCGGCGATTCGCGCACCGGTGAGATGGACAAGATCGACGGCCCCTACTACTTCTTCCCCGCCATCGCGAAGCTGGCCGGTCTGCCCGCCGACCTGCCGATGCCGCTGCCGGATCTGGGCGCCACCAATATCGTGCCGGTCGACTATGTTTCCGCCGCGATGGTCGAGCTGGTCCGCCGGCCAGGCCTGGACGGGCGCACCTTCCACCTGGTCAACCCGCAACCGCAGCCCTTCGACGAGGTGTACCGGGCGCTGGCCACCGCGGCGGGTGGGCCCACCGGCATCGGCGTGGTCCCCGGCAGCGGGTTCGCCCTGAGCGGTCTCGCGCACCTGCCCGGCGTGCCGGCCGTGCGCGACTTCCTCTTCGAACAGGCCGGCATCCCCGCCGCCGTCGCCCCGCACGTCGGCTTCACCGCCGAATTCGTCTCCGACTCCACCCAGGCCCAGCTGCGCGAGACCGGCCTGACCGTGCCGGCGTTCGACAGCTACGCCGAGCACCTCTGGCACTACTGGCGGGAGAACCTCGACCCCGACCGGGACCACCCCGGCTCCGGTGACCCCTTCACGGGCCGCATCGTGCTGATCACCGGCGCTTCCTCCGGGATAGGCCTGGCCAGCGCGCACGCCGTCGCCCGCCGCGGCGCCACCGTGCTCATGGTCGCCCGTGGCCGGGAAGATCTCGACGCCGCAGTGGATTCCGTGCGCGCCGAGGGCGGGTCCGCCTTCGCCTACTCGTGCGACATCACCGATCCCGAAGCGGTCGAGCTGCTGGTCAAGACCGTGCTGCACGAGCACGACCATGTCGACTACCTGGTCAACAACGCGGGCCGTTCGATCCGCCGGTCGGTGCTCAACTCCACCGACCGCATGCACGATTTCGAGCGCACCATGGCGGTCAACTACTTCGGCGCGGTCCGGCTGATCCTGGCGCTGCTCCCGTCCATGCGGGCCCGGCGTTTCGGCCACGTCGTCAACATCTCCTCCATTGCGGTGCAGACCAAGGTCCCCCGGTTCGCCGCCTACGTGGCGAGCAAGTCCGCCCTGGACAATTTCTCCGATATCGCTGCCGTCGAAAACCGCGACGCCGGAATCACTTTCACCTCGGTGCGGATGCCGCTGGTGCGCACCCCGATGATCGCCCCCACCGATCTCTACCGCTCCATGCCGGTTCACGACCTGGATCAGGCCGCCGCCATCGTGCTGCGCGCCCTGGAACAGCGCCCGCACCGCATCGACACGCCTATCGGCACTTTTGCCCAGGCGGTGGATGTGCTGATGCCGTCGATGAAGCGGTCCATCCTGCACCAGGGGTTCCGGATGTTCGGGGAATCCCGTGCGGCACAAGGGGTTCAGCCGAAGACCGAGGACAAGCCCAGTTCGTCGCGCAGTCCCCTGACGATGCTCGCACCGGCGCTGCTCCCCCTGATGGCGCTTCCCACACCGGCCGCTCGCGTCACGAAGGTGATCCCCGGGCTGCATTGGTAG